Proteins encoded in a region of the Coffea eugenioides isolate CCC68of chromosome 4, Ceug_1.0, whole genome shotgun sequence genome:
- the LOC113769389 gene encoding 1-aminocyclopropane-1-carboxylate oxidase 4-like translates to MASSTTPTIDLEPFLRDGDEDAKKKATEEIRQACSEFGFFQVVNHGVPLDLMARAIDLSMEFFNNPMEEKKKSLLKPGLSPPPGYVNFQDFSNDGNEHFLILSPSSGINIYPENPPEFRNVLEEIFPNLVELPWLMERIVSISLGLAPNFLAEYNNDRSCDFLKAVHYFPIEKADQINGRPAHKDANCLTFIFQNEVGGLEVLKNEQWIPILPAKGTIVVNIGDVIQVLSNDKFKSASHRVIRQKGKSRCSIVFFDNLHGDKWIEPLPKFATEIGESPKYRGFMYKEYLQLRVKNKLDPPARPEDAINITHYSISTQDQGN, encoded by the exons ATGGCTAGCTCAACTACTCCCACAATTGATCTTGAACCCTTCCTGAGAGATGGAGATGAAGATGCCAAGAAAAAGGCAACGGAGGAAATAAGACAAGCTTGTTCAGAATTCGGCTTCTTCCAAGTAGTGAACCATGGGGTGCCCTTGGATCTAATGGCTAGAGCCATTGACCTGTCCATGGAGTTCTTCAACAATCCAATGGAGGAGAAAAAGAAATCTCTGCTGAAGCCTGGCCTATCACCACCGCCTGGTTATGTCAACTTTCAAGACTTCTCCAATGACGGGAATGAACATTTTTTGATTCTATCTCCAAGTTCAGGCATTAATATCTATCCTGAAAATCCTCCTGAATTCAG AAATGTACTGGAGGAAATTTTTCCTAACTTGGTCGAATTGCCGTGGTTGATGGAGAGGATTGTAAGCATATCCTTGGGCCTTGCTCCTAACTTCCTCGCAGAATACAACAATGATAGGAGCTGTGACTTCTTAAAGGCAGTTCATTACTTCCCTATTGAGAAAGCTGATCAGATTAATGGAAGACCAGCACATAAAGATGCCAACTGCCTCACTTTCATTTTCCAGAATGAAGTTGGAGGCCTGGAAGTACTAAAAAATGAGCAGTGGATTCCAATACTACCTGCAAAAGGTACCATAGTGGTCAACATAGGTGATGTGATTCAG GTATTAAGCAATGACAAGTTTAAGAGTGCGAGTCATAGGGTAATCAGGCAGAAAGGAAAAAGTCGTTGCTCCATCGTATTTTTTGATAATTTACATGGAGACAAATGGATTGAGCCACTGCCAAAATTTGCTACAGAGATTGGAGAATCTCCCAAATATAGAGGATTTATGTACAAGGAATACCTGCAACTGAGAGTAAAGAACAAGTTAGATCCACCAGCCAGACCTGAAGATGCCATAAATATTACCCATTACTCGATCTCCACTCAGGATCAAGGCAATTGA